A region of Paenibacillus thiaminolyticus DNA encodes the following proteins:
- a CDS encoding PucR family transcriptional regulator: MLQIDTLKQAFVVSGKQGLNNLVRGVTIIEAPDIAEWINGGEMLLTSLYPLQSFDYSEQQIFMAQLADKKVSALVIKTGRFVHDIPSGLIEASERLHLPIIQIPKQVPYREIMYPVMELLFNKQVVKLKYFKEVHDRFIALTLANKGAENIIMSLKKLIGNPVTLYDRNFYPISATDPDLVQFEVLEHEEVDGARIDTEFACFRQRVLYPEWGGRTCEHLVVPVETVNHIKIHLVIHETRKTVEALDFIAIENAATSLSLDLVKQYAVAEVEMKFKDDLIDDLLNAKIESLQSVYQRANLIGWDLNKTYVVVLFRLQIVDGYDESELDLYSLHNPYQRLLYDIIQRQLPEGTIRIRNDQLVVLWGIETPPADKMASLRMIKAAARNIQHTFCKRIQSIDLQVGIGNAAHSISELPRSYKEAQDALHLGTLINGNSAISAFSDLGIYRLLCQIEDADELAKFLPLSLKKLLVYKQPNRDDLIKTLQTFLQHHQNAAKTAEELYVHYKTVTYRIERIKEITGMDMDDPDEMLSVQVGLKILVLLEDHPVASQPELVGV; encoded by the coding sequence TTGTTACAGATCGACACATTGAAGCAAGCGTTCGTCGTCAGCGGCAAACAGGGTCTGAACAACCTTGTTCGCGGTGTCACTATTATTGAAGCGCCGGATATCGCGGAGTGGATTAACGGGGGAGAAATGCTCCTGACCAGTCTGTACCCGCTGCAATCTTTCGATTATAGTGAACAGCAGATCTTCATGGCGCAGCTTGCTGATAAAAAAGTAAGCGCTCTCGTTATCAAGACGGGACGATTTGTTCATGATATTCCATCCGGACTCATTGAAGCATCAGAGAGGCTTCATCTGCCTATCATCCAAATTCCGAAGCAAGTTCCTTATCGTGAAATTATGTATCCGGTGATGGAATTACTTTTTAACAAACAAGTGGTAAAGCTCAAATATTTCAAAGAAGTCCATGACCGATTTATCGCGCTTACGCTTGCCAATAAAGGCGCAGAAAATATTATCATGTCTTTGAAAAAACTGATTGGCAATCCTGTTACTTTATATGACCGGAACTTTTATCCGATATCGGCGACCGACCCGGATCTGGTGCAGTTTGAGGTGCTGGAGCACGAGGAAGTGGATGGTGCCCGCATCGATACGGAATTTGCATGTTTTCGGCAGCGCGTGCTTTACCCGGAATGGGGCGGCCGAACGTGCGAGCATCTTGTTGTTCCGGTAGAAACAGTAAATCATATCAAAATCCATCTCGTTATCCATGAGACGCGCAAAACTGTGGAAGCACTGGATTTCATTGCCATTGAAAACGCGGCTACCTCCTTATCGCTCGATCTCGTCAAGCAATATGCCGTAGCCGAAGTGGAGATGAAATTCAAAGACGACTTAATCGATGATCTGCTTAACGCCAAGATCGAATCGCTGCAGAGTGTGTACCAGAGGGCCAATTTGATTGGTTGGGATTTGAACAAGACCTATGTTGTCGTGCTGTTCCGGCTGCAGATTGTGGATGGTTACGATGAGAGCGAACTGGATCTGTACAGTCTTCATAACCCATATCAGCGCTTGCTGTATGATATCATTCAACGCCAGCTTCCGGAAGGAACCATCCGTATCCGTAACGATCAGCTCGTTGTACTGTGGGGAATCGAGACTCCTCCAGCTGATAAAATGGCCTCCTTGCGCATGATAAAGGCGGCAGCGAGGAACATTCAGCACACATTTTGCAAACGAATTCAAAGCATCGATCTGCAGGTAGGCATCGGGAACGCGGCCCATTCGATATCAGAGCTGCCCCGCAGCTATAAGGAAGCGCAAGATGCATTGCACCTTGGGACATTGATTAATGGCAATTCCGCGATCTCTGCCTTTTCGGATTTGGGCATATACCGCTTGCTCTGTCAAATCGAAGATGCCGACGAACTCGCAAAGTTCCTCCCGCTATCATTAAAAAAATTGCTCGTCTATAAACAGCCGAACCGGGATGATTTAATCAAAACGCTGCAGACGTTTTTGCAGCACCATCAAAATGCCGCCAAAACCGCCGAAGAACTTTACGTCCACTATAAGACCGTGACCTACCGGATTGAACGAATCAAAGAAATTACCGGCATGGATATGGATGACCCGGATGAGATGCTGTCGGTCCAAGTCGGATTGAAAATTCTCGTCTTGCTCGAGGATCATCCCGTCGCGTCGCAACCAGAGCTTGTGGGCGTGTAA
- the allC gene encoding allantoate deiminase produces the protein MDNIQTETVRLVEWLSEFGKDPAGGVSRLLYSDVWTAAQKALEQYMQAEGFTTYYDEVGNLFGRLEGSQFPDETIMSGSHVDTVLNGGKYDGQYGILAALLAIKTLKEKYGQPLRTLEVVSFAEEEGSRFPYTFWGSKNVVGIAKKEDVQDIADFKGVRFTEAMEQAGFGFRKEPVKPRTDIQTFVELHIEQGNVLEREGLSVGVVHSIVGQRRFTVEIGGEANHAGTTPMGYRKDAVHAAGRMIQQILDLAQEKGDPLVTTVGKIEVTPNVVNVVPGKALFTLDIRHTDKAELIRFTDEVTEVMQRTAEAIGVELKVDMWMDEDPVPMDQRILDVLERQCRTNNIPFKLMHSGAGHDSQIMAKFVPTAMLFVPSRNGISHNPAEYTSPEHLADGVRALTHALHELAY, from the coding sequence ATGGATAATATCCAAACGGAAACGGTCCGTCTTGTCGAATGGCTGAGCGAGTTCGGTAAAGACCCGGCTGGAGGCGTATCGCGCCTGCTCTATTCCGATGTGTGGACAGCTGCGCAAAAAGCTTTGGAGCAGTACATGCAAGCGGAAGGATTCACTACGTATTACGATGAGGTCGGCAATCTGTTCGGGCGGTTGGAAGGAAGCCAGTTCCCGGATGAAACGATTATGAGCGGATCTCATGTGGACACTGTTCTGAACGGTGGTAAGTATGACGGGCAATACGGCATTCTCGCCGCTTTGCTGGCGATTAAGACTCTGAAGGAAAAGTACGGCCAGCCGCTGCGTACGCTGGAGGTGGTCTCGTTCGCGGAAGAAGAGGGCAGCCGCTTCCCGTATACGTTCTGGGGCAGCAAAAATGTGGTGGGTATCGCCAAAAAGGAGGACGTGCAAGACATTGCAGACTTCAAAGGCGTGCGCTTCACGGAAGCGATGGAGCAAGCGGGATTCGGCTTCCGCAAGGAGCCGGTGAAGCCGCGCACCGATATTCAAACGTTTGTCGAGCTGCATATTGAGCAGGGCAACGTATTGGAACGCGAAGGCTTGTCCGTTGGCGTCGTTCACAGCATCGTCGGCCAGCGGCGCTTCACCGTCGAGATTGGGGGAGAGGCGAATCATGCCGGCACGACGCCGATGGGTTACCGCAAAGATGCGGTTCACGCAGCAGGCCGGATGATTCAGCAAATTCTGGATCTGGCGCAAGAGAAAGGCGATCCGCTCGTGACAACGGTCGGCAAGATCGAGGTGACGCCGAATGTGGTCAACGTCGTGCCGGGCAAGGCGCTGTTCACGCTCGATATCCGCCATACAGACAAAGCGGAGCTGATCCGGTTCACTGATGAAGTGACGGAAGTGATGCAGCGCACCGCTGAAGCAATCGGCGTGGAATTGAAGGTAGATATGTGGATGGATGAGGATCCTGTCCCTATGGATCAACGGATTCTCGACGTACTAGAACGGCAGTGCCGGACAAATAACATTCCGTTCAAGCTGATGCACAGCGGAGCGGGTCACGATTCTCAGATTATGGCGAAATTTGTGCCTACGGCCATGCTGTTCGTTCCAAGCCGCAATGGAATTAGCCACAATCCGGCAGAGTATACGAGTCCGGAGCATCTGGCAGACGGGGTTCGCGCTTTGACCCACGCTCTGCATGAGTTGGCGTATTAA
- the allD gene encoding ureidoglycolate dehydrogenase, with protein sequence MRVSKQKLHELIRTKLSRAGLSAAHADVVAEVLVHADVRGVHSHGAMRVEYYAERISKGGTNVNPQFEFKKTGPCSAVLDGDNGAGHVAAKQAMAEAVNIAKEHGVAVVGVRRIGHSGSLSYYVQQAAREGLIGISVCQSDPMVVPFGGAEPYYGTNPIAFAAPGEGNELMTFDMATTVQAWGKILHARSKHEPIPETWAVDERGVPTTDPFQVNALLPIAGPKGYGLMMMVDVLSGVLLGLPFGNQVSSMYHDLTEGRNLGQLHIVLDPSFFTDLEAFRRNISKTMSDLNGIKPAPGFERVLYPGQNYDLIEQDNEANGIEIVDEVYDYLVSDVIHNNAYDHKDPFAK encoded by the coding sequence ATGAGAGTAAGCAAACAGAAATTGCATGAGCTAATCCGAACAAAATTATCCCGGGCCGGACTATCGGCCGCGCATGCGGATGTAGTGGCGGAAGTACTCGTTCATGCCGATGTCCGCGGGGTTCACTCGCATGGCGCCATGCGGGTCGAATATTATGCGGAGCGGATTTCCAAAGGCGGCACGAACGTGAATCCCCAATTTGAATTCAAGAAGACGGGGCCATGCTCCGCCGTGTTGGACGGGGATAACGGAGCGGGGCATGTGGCGGCCAAGCAGGCAATGGCAGAGGCCGTCAATATCGCGAAGGAGCATGGGGTCGCGGTCGTCGGGGTACGGCGAATCGGACATAGCGGCTCCCTGTCCTATTATGTGCAGCAAGCGGCGCGGGAAGGGCTGATCGGTATTTCGGTCTGCCAATCCGACCCGATGGTGGTGCCTTTCGGCGGGGCCGAGCCTTATTATGGAACGAACCCGATTGCTTTTGCCGCACCCGGCGAAGGGAACGAACTCATGACCTTCGATATGGCAACGACTGTCCAGGCTTGGGGAAAAATTTTGCATGCCCGTTCGAAGCATGAGCCGATTCCGGAAACATGGGCTGTCGATGAACGGGGTGTGCCGACGACCGATCCGTTCCAGGTGAATGCGCTGCTTCCGATTGCCGGACCGAAAGGATACGGCTTGATGATGATGGTTGATGTGTTGTCCGGCGTGTTGCTTGGACTGCCGTTCGGGAATCAGGTCAGCTCTATGTATCACGACTTGACCGAAGGCCGGAACCTGGGTCAGCTTCATATCGTGCTGGATCCATCCTTCTTTACCGATTTGGAGGCGTTCCGGCGCAATATTTCGAAGACGATGAGCGATCTGAACGGCATCAAGCCGGCGCCTGGTTTCGAGCGGGTGCTGTATCCAGGCCAGAATTATGATCTGATTGAACAGGATAATGAAGCGAACGGCATCGAGATTGTGGATGAGGTGTATGACTATCTCGTCTCCGATGTGATTCATAACAATGCGTACGACCATAAAGATCCGTTTGCTAAGTGA
- the allE gene encoding (S)-ureidoglycine aminohydrolase, with product MGYPKDLLSSRSIIKRGNFALIPPEGLVKNTVPGFEQCDISILASPRLGAKFVDYVVTMHEGGKNARGFGEAGVETFVYCMEGRVKASADEQSFSLQEGGYLYCPPGVKLYLENEQAEDTRLFLYKQKYQPLEGSSLPWVVSGNVHDLEAVDYDDMANVKLKDLLPADLAFDMNFHILSFEPGGCHPFVETHYQEHGAIMLSGEGVYNLDNEWIPIKKGDYLYMGPYVPQATYAVGREPFAYLYSKDCNRDATL from the coding sequence ATGGGTTATCCAAAAGATTTGTTGTCGAGCCGTTCCATCATCAAGCGCGGCAATTTTGCCTTGATTCCGCCTGAGGGCTTGGTCAAAAATACAGTGCCCGGCTTTGAGCAATGCGATATCTCGATTCTGGCATCTCCGCGGCTTGGCGCCAAATTCGTCGATTATGTCGTGACGATGCACGAGGGCGGGAAGAACGCCCGGGGCTTCGGCGAAGCCGGCGTGGAAACGTTCGTGTACTGCATGGAAGGACGGGTGAAGGCCTCTGCGGATGAGCAGTCGTTCTCCCTGCAGGAAGGCGGCTACCTGTATTGCCCTCCGGGCGTGAAGCTCTACTTGGAGAACGAGCAGGCAGAAGATACGCGCTTGTTCTTGTACAAGCAGAAATATCAACCGCTGGAAGGAAGCTCTCTTCCATGGGTCGTATCGGGGAATGTGCATGATCTGGAAGCGGTGGATTACGACGACATGGCGAACGTCAAGCTGAAGGATTTGCTGCCAGCCGACCTTGCCTTCGATATGAATTTTCACATTTTGTCGTTCGAGCCAGGCGGCTGCCATCCGTTCGTAGAGACGCACTATCAGGAGCATGGGGCGATTATGCTGTCCGGCGAAGGTGTCTACAATCTGGACAATGAATGGATCCCAATCAAAAAAGGGGACTACCTCTATATGGGGCCTTATGTGCCGCAAGCGACTTATGCCGTAGGGAGAGAGCCGTTCGCCTACTTGTATTCCAAGGATTGCAACCGGGACGCTACTCTATAG
- a CDS encoding MFS transporter, translating to MRDVSQQGKWEYWKKVIVMLCLGWTVIWIYRTILNPILPEIQQDLNVTSDASMGLIFSVFFFAYTMMQIPSGLLADRFGRKTIIIPGFILFTLGAILVGFSTSLMFILVASFITGLGQGTYYGPAYSISSETIPKEKRGISTAIINSGSAIGMAIGLIGSSFLVKDAGWNWRVLLFITAGLAFSLMLVFAKNIKKNTPQSKAAVGTSDAENQDKATFKRLLANPKMVASYVLYFATCYGYYMIVTWLPSYLQDERGFTGTAIGFAAALVAFSAVPGALLFSRLSDKFMHKKITFIIILELLAAVMLYLTVSVQTTTLLIVCLILYGFLGKLAVEPILISYVADIAPKQGVGSTFGIFNFFGMMSSVVAPFVTGLISDATGSKVLGFYLATIIILVGAAVMLLANMKKTPQTS from the coding sequence ATGAGGGACGTCAGCCAACAGGGTAAGTGGGAATATTGGAAAAAAGTCATCGTCATGCTTTGTCTCGGATGGACGGTCATTTGGATCTACCGCACCATCTTGAATCCGATTCTTCCCGAAATTCAACAAGATTTAAATGTAACGTCAGATGCAAGCATGGGCCTCATCTTCAGTGTATTTTTCTTCGCCTATACGATGATGCAAATTCCGTCAGGGTTGTTGGCAGATAGGTTTGGGCGGAAGACGATCATCATTCCGGGATTTATTTTGTTCACCTTGGGTGCAATTCTTGTCGGGTTCTCGACCTCACTCATGTTCATCCTGGTCGCGAGCTTCATTACCGGGTTGGGGCAAGGTACTTATTATGGTCCGGCTTATTCCATCTCATCGGAGACGATACCGAAGGAGAAGCGGGGCATTTCCACGGCGATCATTAACAGCGGTTCCGCCATCGGTATGGCCATCGGACTTATTGGATCGAGCTTCCTGGTGAAGGATGCCGGCTGGAATTGGCGGGTGCTGCTCTTTATTACGGCAGGCTTGGCCTTCAGCTTGATGCTGGTCTTTGCCAAAAACATCAAGAAGAACACGCCGCAGTCCAAAGCAGCTGTCGGGACTTCGGACGCCGAGAACCAAGACAAGGCGACATTTAAACGGCTGTTAGCCAATCCGAAGATGGTTGCCTCCTATGTGCTGTATTTTGCAACCTGTTATGGATATTATATGATCGTGACCTGGCTCCCGTCGTATTTGCAGGATGAACGGGGCTTCACAGGGACCGCGATCGGCTTCGCGGCCGCCCTGGTTGCGTTCAGCGCAGTGCCTGGCGCTTTGCTGTTCAGCCGGCTGTCGGACAAGTTCATGCACAAGAAGATTACGTTCATCATCATTTTGGAACTGCTGGCCGCAGTGATGCTGTACTTGACCGTCTCGGTCCAGACGACCACTTTGCTTATCGTCTGCCTTATCTTGTACGGCTTCCTCGGCAAGCTGGCCGTAGAGCCGATCTTGATCTCGTATGTGGCGGATATCGCGCCGAAGCAAGGAGTCGGATCTACGTTCGGAATTTTCAACTTTTTCGGCATGATGTCATCGGTTGTAGCGCCGTTCGTTACGGGTCTCATTTCCGACGCGACGGGCAGTAAAGTATTAGGCTTCTATCTGGCGACGATCATCATCTTGGTCGGAGCGGCCGTGATGCTGCTGGCTAATATGAAGAAGACGCCTCAGACGTCTTAA